One genomic window of Helicobacter canis includes the following:
- the purQ gene encoding phosphoribosylformylglycinamidine synthase subunit PurQ, which produces MVSIVRFAGTNCEFDMHYIYEKLLRIPSAIIWHKDTSLPKDTKLVILAGGFSYGDYLRSGAIARFAPIMKAIKAFGENGGRILGICNGFQILTEAKLLPGALMRNHNLHFISKTTPLRIANTDNAFLRPHKQDDLIALPIAHADGRYHIDEDSLGQMQESGQILLRYVDNLNGSVDSIAGICNKDKNIFGLMPHPERACEKMLYKRARYADIRHSYSTQIPPKPTQNAQGIAMLESIYKG; this is translated from the coding sequence ATGGTAAGTATCGTGCGTTTTGCTGGGACAAATTGTGAATTTGATATGCACTATATCTATGAAAAGCTCTTGCGCATTCCAAGTGCCATCATCTGGCACAAAGACACATCTTTGCCTAAAGACACAAAGCTTGTCATCTTAGCCGGAGGCTTTAGCTATGGAGATTACTTGCGCAGTGGGGCGATCGCGCGGTTTGCACCGATAATGAAAGCTATTAAAGCATTTGGTGAAAATGGCGGGCGGATTCTGGGTATTTGCAATGGCTTTCAAATCCTAACCGAAGCCAAGCTTCTGCCCGGCGCACTTATGCGCAATCACAATCTCCACTTCATCTCTAAAACAACCCCTTTACGCATAGCAAATACAGACAATGCTTTCTTGCGCCCACATAAGCAAGATGATCTCATCGCTCTTCCTATCGCACACGCTGATGGGCGATACCATATCGATGAAGACAGCCTAGGACAAATGCAAGAATCTGGGCAGATTCTCTTGCGCTATGTGGATAATCTCAATGGCTCTGTGGATTCTATCGCGGGCATTTGCAATAAGGACAAAAATATTTTCGGGCTTATGCCCCACCCAGAGAGAGCGTGTGAAAAAATGCTATACAAACGCGCTAGATATGCTGACATTCGCCATAGCTACAGCACGCAGATCCCCCCAAAGCCAACGCAAAATGCACAAGGCATAGCAATGCTAGAATCCATCTATAAGGGCTAG
- the purS gene encoding phosphoribosylformylglycinamidine synthase subunit PurS, which yields MQAKVTISLKNGVLDPQAKAIHHAIESLGFPQVAQVVVKKQIILEFAQNQHCEQIAQQIAKDLLANPVIEEYEMQILDSTNTSQA from the coding sequence ATGCAAGCAAAAGTTACAATATCCCTAAAAAATGGTGTCCTAGACCCACAGGCAAAAGCTATCCATCACGCCATAGAATCACTTGGATTCCCACAAGTAGCGCAAGTCGTGGTAAAAAAGCAAATCATCTTAGAATTCGCACAAAATCAACATTGCGAGCAAATCGCACAGCAAATCGCCAAAGATCTGCTTGCTAATCCTGTGATAGAAGAGTATGAGATGCAAATCCTTGATAGCACAAACACATCTCAAGCATAA
- the purC gene encoding phosphoribosylaminoimidazolesuccinocarboxamide synthase: MLTQQALLYEGKGKKLFATENPNEVIAEFKDDLTAFNAQKRSSEDGKGALNCLISSILFNLLAQKGIKSHFIQFLSSTTMLCQKVQIIPIEVVVRNIATGSLSKRLGIEDGLVLPFTLVEFYYKDDALNDPIINDEHCKILGIVDDENDLSFLRDQARKINAILRDFFDQRGLKLVDFKLEFGRNAQGEIILADEISPDSCRLWDKQTNQKLDKDRFRQDLGDLKGAYEEVLRRIQNNFS, translated from the coding sequence ATGCTAACACAACAAGCACTGCTTTATGAAGGCAAGGGTAAAAAACTCTTTGCCACAGAAAATCCCAATGAAGTCATCGCGGAGTTTAAAGATGATCTTACTGCATTTAATGCACAAAAACGCAGTAGTGAAGATGGCAAAGGTGCGCTAAATTGCCTAATTAGTAGCATACTCTTTAACCTACTTGCGCAAAAAGGTATAAAAAGCCACTTTATCCAATTTCTTAGCTCCACAACAATGCTCTGCCAAAAAGTGCAGATAATCCCCATTGAAGTTGTCGTGCGCAATATCGCCACAGGCTCCTTGAGCAAGAGACTAGGTATAGAAGATGGGCTTGTGCTGCCCTTTACACTTGTGGAGTTTTACTATAAAGATGATGCGCTAAATGACCCAATCATCAACGATGAGCATTGCAAGATTTTAGGCATTGTTGATGATGAAAACGACCTAAGCTTCTTGCGCGATCAAGCGCGTAAAATCAACGCGATCTTGCGAGATTTCTTCGATCAAAGGGGCTTAAAGCTTGTGGATTTTAAGCTTGAATTTGGCAGAAATGCACAAGGTGAAATTATCCTAGCTGATGAAATATCTCCAGATAGCTGTCGGCTTTGGGATAAGCAGACAAACCAAAAGCTTGATAAAGATCGCTTTAGGCAGGATTTAGGAGATCTAAAAGGTGCGTATGAAGAAGTGCTAAGACGCATACAAAACAATTTTTCATAA
- a CDS encoding S41 family peptidase yields MSRNFFLGIGIAFFSVFLAFGSLTALAKDDSPQKVDTKKQRAQAYDRLAQAIATIESYYVDDVPIDSLINKAIDGLIANLDAHSEYLSEKKYKELKTQTEGEFGGLGITVGLKDGALTIIAPLEGTPAHKAGLKSGDVILKIEDQSTIGMSIDDAVNLMRGKPKTQITITIVRKGESKPLVFTLMRDIIKVKSVYAKTIDNTPYLYVRVNSFDKNVAQSVKQALKEHNGIQGLVLDLRNNPGGLLDQAVDLSNLFIKSGVIVSQKGKIKEENIIYNANGKAPYSKLPIVVLVNGGTASASEIVSGALQDHHRAIIIGEETFGKGSVQIVIPINATEAIKLTTAKYYLPSGRTIQAVGVKPDIVVYPGVVPQSEGGFEIKEADLRNHLQNELQKLDNTESKSDEKSSPENQKNITNADISNDIQLKSAIDALRAWGILDSAKTQDKPKK; encoded by the coding sequence ATGAGTAGAAATTTCTTTTTAGGTATAGGGATCGCATTTTTTAGTGTGTTTCTTGCTTTTGGAAGTCTCACAGCACTTGCCAAAGATGACTCACCGCAAAAAGTAGATACAAAAAAGCAGCGAGCGCAAGCTTATGATAGGCTTGCGCAAGCCATTGCTACGATAGAATCTTACTATGTTGATGATGTGCCTATTGATAGCTTGATCAACAAAGCCATCGATGGGCTTATCGCTAATCTTGATGCCCATAGCGAATATCTTAGCGAGAAAAAATACAAAGAGCTAAAAACTCAAACCGAAGGCGAGTTTGGTGGGCTTGGGATTACCGTTGGGCTAAAAGATGGTGCGCTTACCATCATCGCGCCTTTAGAAGGCACTCCGGCACACAAAGCTGGGCTAAAAAGTGGCGATGTGATCTTAAAAATTGAAGACCAAAGCACCATTGGTATGAGTATCGATGATGCAGTTAATCTTATGCGTGGAAAGCCAAAAACACAAATCACCATAACCATCGTGCGCAAAGGCGAGAGTAAGCCTCTAGTCTTTACCTTAATGCGCGATATAATCAAAGTAAAATCAGTCTATGCCAAGACTATTGATAATACGCCTTATCTCTATGTGCGGGTTAATTCCTTTGACAAAAATGTCGCCCAAAGTGTCAAGCAAGCACTAAAAGAACATAATGGGATACAAGGACTTGTGCTTGATTTGCGTAATAATCCGGGAGGATTGCTAGACCAAGCGGTTGATTTATCTAATCTCTTTATCAAAAGCGGCGTGATCGTCTCCCAAAAAGGCAAAATCAAAGAAGAAAACATCATCTACAATGCAAATGGCAAAGCCCCTTATAGCAAGCTCCCTATTGTCGTGCTTGTCAATGGCGGGACAGCAAGTGCTAGTGAAATTGTCTCTGGTGCATTGCAAGATCATCATCGTGCGATCATCATAGGGGAAGAAACCTTTGGCAAAGGCAGTGTGCAAATCGTGATTCCAATCAATGCTACTGAAGCGATCAAGCTCACTACAGCTAAATACTATCTCCCAAGTGGGCGCACGATACAAGCCGTAGGCGTGAAGCCTGATATTGTCGTATATCCAGGCGTTGTGCCACAAAGCGAAGGGGGATTTGAGATTAAAGAAGCAGACTTGCGCAATCACTTACAAAACGAATTGCAAAAACTTGATAATACTGAGTCAAAATCCGATGAAAAATCATCGCCTGAAAATCAAAAGAACATTACAAATGCGGATATTTCTAATGATATTCAACTCAAATCCGCCATTGATGCGCTAAGGGCGTGGGGGATATTAGATTCTGCAAAGACACAAGACAAGCCCAAAAAGTAG
- a CDS encoding thioredoxin family protein yields MKLATKQNFAELIKSQLCIVEMSAPWCPDCRKIEPIMQTLESKYPQVDFILLDFDASQDLKQELAIRRIPTLIFYKNGQEVLERLVEPDSLHTIEQMIQALLQA; encoded by the coding sequence ATGAAGCTAGCTACAAAACAAAACTTCGCTGAACTGATAAAATCTCAACTATGTATAGTAGAGATGAGCGCGCCTTGGTGTCCAGACTGCCGCAAAATCGAGCCTATAATGCAAACCTTAGAATCCAAATATCCACAAGTGGATTTTATCTTGCTTGATTTTGATGCAAGCCAAGATTTAAAGCAGGAGCTTGCCATACGCAGAATCCCTACTTTGATATTTTATAAAAATGGGCAAGAAGTCCTAGAGCGACTAGTTGAGCCAGATAGTTTGCATACCATAGAGCAAATGATCCAAGCCTTGTTGCAAGCATAG
- a CDS encoding ATP-binding protein — MMIDFAKAYEEKNKGFSIFPRSNTPKQDRLLLYGAPKCGKSALALDLARSYKHQILVDCADLRLHKERAQASLLKLFLEKKFGVLIIDNYLPEITIPSHPNIILITTKISHISESIRASFHTHCVRALSFEEYVSFSKGNRLESIFASFLKEGNLPEIALMPEHKRIQRIQEITLLYAKQDTSILAFLLHYQAKPFKTHNAFCLLKQQQKISKDKIYAFVQTLLDDQVVFTLTHKNGKESKLYFYNFALPYAISPTPSFQAIFENMIACELLHKSLAITYDDTCDFILQGTALFATPFPNQALIESKLSKAGAMYKECIFISIDTAIPQTISHLGTYRAMSFIDFGLDYLCSYK, encoded by the coding sequence GTGATGATAGATTTTGCCAAAGCATACGAGGAGAAAAACAAGGGCTTTAGCATATTTCCGCGCTCAAATACCCCCAAACAAGATAGATTGCTCCTATATGGCGCGCCCAAATGTGGCAAGAGCGCATTAGCCCTTGATCTAGCGCGTAGCTACAAGCACCAGATTCTAGTAGATTGTGCGGATTTGCGCCTACATAAAGAAAGAGCGCAAGCCTCCCTGCTAAAGCTATTTTTAGAGAAAAAATTTGGTGTGCTAATTATTGACAACTATCTCCCAGAGATCACAATCCCAAGCCACCCAAATATTATCCTAATCACTACAAAAATCTCCCATATATCAGAATCTATCCGTGCAAGCTTTCATACTCATTGTGTGCGAGCTTTGAGCTTTGAGGAGTATGTATCTTTTAGCAAAGGTAATCGCCTAGAATCCATATTTGCCAGCTTTCTCAAAGAAGGTAATCTCCCAGAAATCGCTCTAATGCCAGAACATAAGCGTATCCAAAGGATACAAGAAATCACCCTGCTCTATGCCAAGCAAGACACAAGTATTCTGGCATTTTTGCTCCACTATCAAGCAAAGCCATTTAAGACACACAATGCATTTTGCCTACTTAAACAGCAGCAAAAAATCTCCAAAGACAAAATATATGCCTTTGTGCAAACTCTCTTAGATGACCAAGTGGTCTTCACGCTCACACACAAAAATGGCAAAGAATCCAAGCTCTACTTCTATAACTTCGCCCTACCCTATGCGATCTCCCCCACGCCAAGCTTCCAAGCGATTTTTGAAAATATGATCGCCTGTGAGCTCTTACACAAATCTTTAGCAATAACCTATGATGATACTTGTGATTTTATCTTACAAGGCACAGCACTCTTTGCCACGCCTTTTCCCAATCAAGCCCTAATAGAATCTAAACTCTCCAAAGCAGGGGCAATGTATAAAGAGTGTATATTTATCAGCATAGATACTGCCATCCCCCAAACCATCTCGCATTTAGGCACATATCGCGCTATGAGTTTTATTGATTTTGGATTAGATTATCTTTGTAGCTATAAATAA
- the typA gene encoding translational GTPase TypA has translation MQNIRNIAVIAHVDHGKTTLVDGLLSQSGTFGEREKVDERVMDSNDLERERGITILSKNTAITYKDTKINIIDTPGHADFGGEVERVLKMVDGVLLLVDAQEGVMPQTKFVVKKALSFGIRPIVVVNKIDKPAAEPDRVVDEVFDLFVAMGASDEQLDFPVVYAAARDGYAIKDLNDPKENLEPLFETILKYVPAPSGSVENALQMQIFTLDYDNYVGKIGIARVFNGRVKKNESVMLAKSDGEKETGRITKLIGFMGLARTEIESAEAGDIVAIAGFNAIDVGDSIVDPNNPMPLDPMHLEEPTMSVYFAVNDSPLAGLEGKHVTVNKLKDRLLKEMQTNIAMRCEEMGEGKFRVSGRGELQITILAENLRREGFEFSISRPEVIIKEIGGAKCEPFEHLVIDTPQDFSGAIIERLGKRKAEMKAMNPMGDGYTRLEFEIPARGLIGYRSEFLTDTKGEGIMNHSFLEFRPFSGNVESRKNGALISMENGEATGFSLFNIQERGVLFITPQTKVYVGMVIGEHSRDNDLDVNPIKAKHLTNMRASGSDDAIKLVPPRDLTLERALEWIEEDEILEVTPSNVRIRKKILEPNLRKRAASKK, from the coding sequence ATGCAAAATATACGAAATATCGCAGTAATAGCACACGTAGATCACGGCAAAACGACATTAGTTGATGGGCTTTTGAGCCAGTCTGGCACTTTTGGAGAGCGCGAGAAAGTCGATGAGCGCGTAATGGATTCTAACGATTTAGAAAGAGAGCGTGGGATCACGATACTCTCTAAAAATACAGCAATTACCTACAAAGATACTAAGATCAATATTATAGACACGCCCGGGCACGCAGATTTTGGCGGAGAGGTGGAGCGAGTGCTAAAAATGGTTGATGGTGTCTTGCTGCTTGTAGATGCACAAGAAGGCGTTATGCCACAGACAAAGTTTGTCGTCAAAAAGGCTTTAAGTTTTGGGATCCGCCCCATTGTCGTGGTAAATAAAATCGACAAGCCCGCCGCAGAGCCTGATAGAGTTGTTGATGAAGTCTTTGATCTTTTTGTTGCTATGGGTGCTAGCGATGAGCAGCTGGATTTCCCGGTGGTGTATGCTGCTGCGCGTGATGGCTATGCGATAAAAGACCTTAATGACCCTAAGGAGAACCTAGAGCCATTGTTTGAAACGATTTTAAAGTATGTCCCTGCTCCTAGTGGTAGCGTAGAAAATGCCTTGCAAATGCAAATATTCACTCTTGATTATGATAATTATGTAGGGAAAATTGGCATTGCGCGGGTGTTTAATGGGCGTGTGAAAAAGAATGAGAGTGTAATGCTTGCCAAAAGTGATGGTGAGAAAGAGACAGGGCGCATCACAAAGCTCATTGGCTTTATGGGATTAGCGCGCACAGAGATAGAATCTGCTGAAGCAGGAGATATTGTAGCTATTGCTGGGTTTAATGCCATTGATGTGGGGGATTCTATCGTTGATCCAAACAATCCTATGCCACTAGATCCTATGCACTTAGAAGAGCCTACAATGAGTGTGTATTTTGCGGTCAATGATAGTCCGTTAGCAGGCTTAGAGGGCAAGCATGTAACAGTAAATAAACTAAAAGATAGATTACTTAAAGAAATGCAGACTAATATCGCTATGCGCTGTGAAGAAATGGGCGAAGGGAAATTTCGCGTGAGTGGTAGAGGTGAGCTGCAAATCACGATTTTAGCCGAGAATCTACGGCGTGAAGGGTTTGAGTTTAGCATCTCGCGACCAGAAGTTATCATTAAAGAAATCGGTGGGGCTAAATGCGAGCCTTTTGAGCATCTTGTCATTGATACGCCACAGGATTTTAGTGGAGCGATTATCGAGCGACTTGGCAAGCGTAAGGCTGAAATGAAAGCGATGAATCCTATGGGCGATGGCTACACGAGGCTAGAGTTTGAAATCCCAGCAAGAGGGCTTATAGGCTATCGTAGCGAGTTTTTGACTGATACGAAAGGCGAGGGGATTATGAATCATAGCTTTTTGGAGTTTCGTCCATTTAGTGGCAATGTAGAATCTCGTAAAAATGGTGCGCTTATTTCTATGGAAAATGGTGAAGCGACAGGCTTTTCGCTCTTTAATATCCAAGAAAGAGGTGTGTTGTTTATCACACCACAGACCAAAGTGTATGTGGGAATGGTAATAGGCGAGCATAGTCGCGATAATGATTTAGATGTCAATCCCATTAAGGCAAAACATTTGACAAATATGCGCGCAAGTGGGAGTGATGATGCCATTAAGCTTGTGCCCCCACGAGATCTTACCTTGGAGCGCGCGCTAGAGTGGATAGAAGAAGATGAGATTTTAGAGGTTACGCCAAGTAATGTCCGCATTCGCAAAAAGATCCTTGAGCCAAATTTGCGCAAGCGGGCTGCCAGCAAGAAATAG
- a CDS encoding NAD(P)H-dependent oxidoreductase has translation MDNGFIQAMRFRHACKKFDETRSIPADVFEAILESGRLSPSSFGMEPTRLLVVRDKKKKEQLKALCWNQDQITQASELVIYLSKIADMQSDSNYAMWSFMRKGINIDRIKAYKDERYKGFLQANGYIDSQSIFQWSARQAYITASSMMNCAAYLGVDSCAIEGFEKDNVEKSLALDTFDYQVALIMTFGYRLEAPKRPAPRISMNEFVQYI, from the coding sequence ATGGATAATGGTTTTATCCAAGCGATGCGTTTTCGGCACGCTTGTAAGAAATTTGATGAGACAAGGTCGATCCCAGCTGATGTGTTTGAGGCAATCCTAGAATCTGGCAGACTTTCGCCAAGCTCTTTTGGTATGGAGCCTACGCGATTGCTAGTAGTAAGAGATAAGAAAAAAAAAGAGCAGCTAAAGGCTTTGTGCTGGAATCAAGATCAAATCACCCAAGCCAGCGAGCTTGTGATATATCTTTCTAAAATTGCAGATATGCAGAGCGATAGTAATTATGCAATGTGGAGTTTTATGCGTAAAGGTATCAATATCGATCGTATTAAGGCATATAAAGATGAGCGATATAAGGGCTTTTTGCAGGCTAATGGTTATATAGATAGCCAAAGTATTTTTCAATGGAGTGCTAGGCAAGCGTATATAACAGCAAGCTCTATGATGAATTGCGCGGCGTATTTGGGCGTGGATTCCTGTGCAATAGAAGGGTTTGAGAAAGACAATGTTGAGAAGTCTTTAGCTCTTGATACATTTGATTATCAAGTGGCGTTGATTATGACTTTTGGCTATCGGTTAGAAGCACCTAAAAGACCAGCCCCACGCATTAGTATGAATGAATTTGTGCAATACATATAG
- a CDS encoding ribonucleoside-diphosphate reductase subunit alpha — MTGIKVVKRSGRIETLDIRKIQKYTASAIAGLSGVSQSDLELDAKLHFKDGITTKEIQQALIKAAVDKIDIDAPNWTFVAARLFLYDLYHRVSRFTGYKSLREYFEKAEKAGRVVIGLKEKFDLDLLNSHIAPERDLQFNYLGIKTLYDRYLIKDAGGEPIELPQHMFMAIAMFLAQNEQNPNEWAIKFYDLISKFEVVCATPTLANARTPRHQLSSCFIGSTPDNIEGIFDAYKEMALLSKYGGGIGWDYSKVRGLGSFIDGHKRAAGGVVPFLKITNDVAIAVDQLGTRKGAIATYLEIWHFDVTDFIDLRKNSGEERRRTHDLFPALWIPDLFMKRVAEDRLWTLFDPYQCPELTELYGEEFEKRYIELENDSSIIKEEIRAKDLWKKILVNYFETGLPFLCFKDNANRANPNKHAGIIRSSNLCTEIFQNTAPSHYKIEIEFEDGNKEIFEESDMITTDVGLTKKANKLTSLDSINGKKIFITQKIQEGGLTAVCNLASINLSRIHTKEDIERVVPIAIRMLDNVIDLNFYPNRKVKTTNLLNRAVGLGVMGEAELLATEKIHWGSQEHLCKIDELMEMISYNAILASSNLAKERGSYPQFEGSNWSKGIFPIDLANKEALKLVDRGGLFSLSCDWQNLREIVRTNGMRNGYLMAIAPTSSISILVGTTQTIEPIYRKKWSEENLSGLIPVVAPRLTLDTWEYYKSAYDLDQRDIIKAAAVRQKWIDQGQSTNIFIKLKDVSVSGKMLHEIYSLAWKLGLKSTYYLRSQSPEAEEVLDRSIECVNCQ, encoded by the coding sequence ATGACAGGTATAAAGGTAGTAAAAAGAAGTGGGCGCATAGAAACACTTGATATACGCAAGATCCAAAAATACACCGCAAGTGCTATTGCGGGTTTAAGTGGCGTGAGTCAAAGTGACTTGGAGCTTGATGCAAAACTACACTTTAAAGATGGTATTACGACTAAAGAAATCCAGCAAGCTCTCATCAAAGCAGCAGTCGATAAAATCGACATTGATGCGCCAAATTGGACATTTGTCGCGGCGCGATTGTTTCTCTATGATTTATATCATCGCGTGAGTAGATTCACTGGCTATAAAAGCTTGCGAGAGTATTTTGAAAAAGCTGAAAAGGCAGGGCGAGTTGTCATAGGATTAAAGGAAAAGTTTGATTTGGATTTGCTTAACTCCCACATTGCGCCAGAGCGTGATTTGCAATTTAATTATCTTGGGATTAAAACACTATATGATCGCTATTTGATCAAAGATGCAGGTGGCGAGCCTATCGAACTACCACAGCATATGTTTATGGCGATTGCAATGTTTCTAGCACAAAATGAACAAAATCCAAATGAATGGGCGATTAAGTTTTATGATTTAATTTCAAAATTTGAAGTTGTCTGTGCGACCCCAACTTTAGCCAATGCGCGCACACCAAGACATCAACTAAGCTCTTGCTTCATAGGAAGCACGCCGGATAATATTGAAGGTATTTTTGATGCATATAAAGAAATGGCGTTGCTTAGTAAGTATGGTGGTGGTATCGGCTGGGACTACTCCAAGGTAAGGGGACTTGGAAGTTTTATCGATGGACATAAGCGTGCTGCGGGTGGTGTCGTGCCATTTTTAAAGATCACCAATGATGTAGCCATCGCCGTAGATCAGCTTGGCACGCGTAAGGGTGCTATTGCTACTTATTTGGAGATTTGGCATTTTGATGTAACGGATTTTATTGATTTGCGTAAAAATTCTGGCGAAGAGCGCAGGCGCACACACGATCTATTTCCAGCATTGTGGATTCCAGATTTGTTTATGAAGCGTGTGGCAGAAGATAGACTCTGGACATTGTTTGATCCCTATCAATGTCCAGAGCTTACGGAACTGTATGGAGAAGAGTTTGAAAAGCGTTATATCGAGCTAGAAAATGACTCAAGTATCATTAAAGAAGAAATTAGAGCAAAAGATCTATGGAAAAAGATTTTAGTCAATTATTTTGAAACAGGCTTGCCATTTTTATGCTTCAAAGATAACGCCAATCGCGCAAACCCCAATAAACATGCTGGCATTATCCGCAGCTCAAATCTCTGCACAGAGATATTCCAAAATACCGCGCCAAGCCATTATAAAATAGAAATAGAATTTGAAGATGGCAATAAGGAAATATTTGAAGAAAGCGATATGATCACCACCGATGTTGGGCTGACTAAAAAGGCAAATAAGCTAACAAGTCTAGATTCTATCAATGGTAAAAAAATATTCATTACTCAAAAAATCCAAGAAGGTGGGCTGACAGCAGTCTGCAATCTTGCAAGCATTAACCTTAGTAGAATCCATACGAAAGAAGACATTGAGCGTGTGGTGCCCATAGCCATTAGAATGCTTGATAATGTGATTGATCTAAACTTCTATCCTAATCGCAAAGTCAAAACGACAAACTTGCTCAATCGAGCCGTGGGGCTTGGTGTAATGGGCGAAGCAGAATTGCTTGCTACAGAGAAGATACATTGGGGTTCACAAGAGCATTTGTGTAAAATTGATGAGCTTATGGAAATGATAAGCTATAACGCTATTTTAGCTAGCTCCAATCTTGCCAAAGAGCGTGGTAGCTACCCGCAGTTTGAAGGATCAAATTGGAGTAAGGGGATATTCCCCATTGATTTGGCAAACAAAGAAGCCTTAAAGCTTGTGGATAGAGGGGGGCTTTTTAGCTTGAGTTGTGATTGGCAGAATCTACGAGAGATTGTGCGCACAAATGGTATGCGCAATGGCTATCTTATGGCAATTGCTCCTACTAGCTCTATTAGCATTCTTGTGGGGACGACACAAACCATTGAGCCAATTTATCGCAAAAAATGGTCTGAAGAAAATCTAAGTGGGCTTATTCCTGTGGTTGCGCCAAGACTCACACTAGATACTTGGGAGTATTATAAGAGTGCGTATGATTTGGATCAGCGTGATATTATCAAAGCTGCTGCAGTGCGGCAAAAATGGATTGACCAAGGGCAAAGCACAAATATCTTTATCAAGTTAAAAGATGTTAGTGTCAGTGGCAAGATGCTACACGAGATCTATTCACTTGCTTGGAAGCTTGGACTAAAATCTACATACTATCTCCGTTCTCAAAGCCCAGAGGCAGAGGAAGTGCTAGATAGAAGCATTGAGTGTGTAAATTGTCAATAA
- the purE gene encoding 5-(carboxyamino)imidazole ribonucleotide mutase: protein MDFVSVIMGSKSDYEIMRHCLQALESFSIPYEVLISSAHRSPDRTKDYIKQAESKGAKVFICAAGMAAHLAGAVCAQTTKPVIGVPLSGGVLDGLDALLSTVQMPGGMPVACMAVGKAGALNAAYMAVQILAIGNKDLAEKLLADRAAKVVQIEQDSKSIEVRLPNRG from the coding sequence ATGGATTTTGTTAGCGTGATTATGGGTAGCAAGAGTGATTATGAAATTATGCGACATTGTTTGCAGGCGTTAGAGTCGTTTTCTATCCCGTATGAAGTGCTAATTAGCTCCGCGCATAGAAGCCCTGATAGGACAAAAGATTATATCAAACAAGCAGAATCCAAAGGTGCAAAAGTATTTATCTGTGCGGCTGGTATGGCGGCTCATTTGGCTGGGGCAGTGTGTGCGCAAACGACAAAGCCTGTCATAGGAGTCCCGCTATCTGGTGGAGTGCTTGATGGGCTTGATGCTTTGCTCTCTACTGTGCAAATGCCCGGAGGTATGCCGGTAGCTTGTATGGCTGTGGGTAAGGCTGGTGCGCTCAATGCTGCGTATATGGCGGTGCAGATTCTAGCTATTGGTAATAAGGACTTAGCGGAAAAATTGCTTGCAGATAGGGCGGCAAAAGTTGTGCAAATTGAGCAAGATTCTAAAAGCATTGAAGTGAGACTACCAAATAGGGGGTAA
- a CDS encoding DUF3972 domain-containing protein, translating to MEAKNAAWLEFSEFIKLSGLEEQKVKEMIENGSIASKEEDGQIFIEAQSSTNALVNRVQTGLTSAEANGVAYDPVFVERTIHTIMGLHEKVIGAKDETISAFKSENSFLKEALISMQEVYDDDKKTIDVMREELKSAREELEFMKRKYRLMWGKVSDLSGNK from the coding sequence ATGGAAGCAAAAAACGCTGCGTGGTTGGAGTTTAGCGAATTTATCAAGCTTTCTGGTCTTGAAGAGCAAAAAGTAAAAGAGATGATCGAAAATGGCTCTATCGCAAGCAAGGAAGAAGATGGGCAGATCTTCATCGAAGCACAAAGCAGCACAAATGCACTAGTCAATCGCGTGCAGACAGGACTAACTAGTGCAGAGGCTAATGGCGTGGCTTATGACCCTGTCTTTGTCGAGCGCACGATCCATACTATTATGGGTTTGCACGAGAAGGTCATTGGAGCCAAAGATGAAACAATCAGTGCTTTTAAAAGTGAAAATAGTTTTTTAAAAGAAGCATTGATTTCTATGCAAGAAGTCTATGATGATGACAAAAAGACCATTGATGTAATGCGCGAAGAGCTAAAATCCGCTAGAGAAGAGCTAGAGTTTATGAAGCGTAAATATCGGCTTATGTGGGGGAAAGTCTCTGATCTTAGCGGAAATAAATAG